A stretch of Methylogaea oryzae DNA encodes these proteins:
- a CDS encoding helix-turn-helix transcriptional regulator, whose protein sequence is MRIPAHPGEVLREFIPPGMTVGEAARQLQVSLVQLSRLANGRAAMTAVGAPRCGVDRHHGRILVRKPSAMGFVAGGTAAAAEN, encoded by the coding sequence ATGCGCATCCCGGCCCATCCCGGCGAGGTATTGCGGGAGTTCATTCCACCCGGCATGACGGTGGGAGAAGCCGCCCGCCAATTGCAGGTATCGCTCGTGCAACTTTCCCGGCTGGCGAACGGCCGCGCGGCGATGACAGCGGTGGGTGCTCCGCGTTGCGGAGTGGACCGGCACCACGGCCGAATCCTGGTTAGAAAACCAAGTGCAATGGGATTTGTGGCGGGCGGCACAGCAGCCGCGGCCGAAAATTGA